In Pseudoalteromonas shioyasakiensis, one DNA window encodes the following:
- a CDS encoding glycogen synthase, producing MHVLMVAAENDALPNAKVGGVADVVRDCPKALVEKGLSVDVVIPDYGFDYLERHHIGVVHVPFAGHMQKLDVWKLAQSDEGVTQLLISHWEFSRHNGAVYCNDEPGRPFATDASKFALFNAAVCEALLQGLIRTPDVVHLHDWHSACVALLLKTDSRYKKLAHLFLAYTVHNLALQGIRPFKGDSSSLEAWFPGLGYNGERLCDPRYFDCFNPMRSAINLVDKVHLVSPTYCQEVLRPSDAEKGFFGGEGLEADLQAAYEQGRVVGILNGCEYPGMKLDDISLASLYQHAENALFQWMAKSPVLDPSYYIAHQRLLKFKTQPFSGPLVTSVGRLTDQKALLLRQPYDKGLVLDELCQRLKQHNGYMIILGSGDAELEQIMTSVMARQENLLFLKGYAHFVGEYMYHLGDLFLMPSSFEPCGISQMLAMRAGQPCLVHGVGGLRDTVEHNVSGFSFHGESLVSQSYELVTSFSDALELKKSQPKQWCAICEQAENARFTWQSVAEGYLSGLYQ from the coding sequence ATGCATGTGTTGATGGTAGCTGCAGAGAATGATGCATTACCGAATGCAAAAGTCGGTGGTGTAGCGGATGTTGTTAGAGATTGTCCTAAAGCGTTAGTTGAAAAAGGCCTTAGTGTTGATGTGGTGATCCCTGATTATGGCTTTGATTATTTGGAGCGTCATCACATAGGTGTTGTGCATGTACCATTTGCAGGTCATATGCAAAAACTGGATGTGTGGAAGCTCGCTCAAAGTGATGAAGGTGTAACGCAACTACTTATATCTCATTGGGAGTTTAGTCGCCATAATGGTGCTGTTTATTGTAACGATGAACCAGGCCGCCCCTTTGCAACCGATGCAAGTAAGTTTGCTCTTTTTAACGCTGCTGTATGTGAGGCCTTATTACAAGGGCTTATCCGCACGCCGGATGTTGTGCACTTACATGACTGGCACAGTGCCTGTGTTGCTCTATTACTTAAAACAGATAGCCGCTATAAAAAACTAGCGCATTTATTCTTAGCCTACACAGTCCATAACCTTGCATTGCAAGGGATACGTCCTTTTAAAGGCGACAGCTCAAGCCTTGAAGCGTGGTTCCCTGGTTTAGGTTATAACGGCGAACGGTTATGTGATCCGCGTTATTTTGATTGTTTTAACCCAATGCGCAGCGCAATTAATCTGGTTGATAAAGTACATCTAGTATCGCCAACTTATTGCCAAGAAGTACTGCGCCCAAGTGATGCAGAAAAAGGCTTCTTTGGTGGTGAGGGGCTCGAAGCTGACCTACAAGCTGCCTATGAACAAGGCCGTGTAGTGGGCATTCTTAATGGTTGTGAATATCCTGGAATGAAGCTTGACGACATTAGCTTAGCAAGTCTTTATCAACATGCCGAAAATGCGTTATTTCAATGGATGGCAAAAAGCCCGGTATTAGATCCAAGCTATTACATAGCGCATCAACGCTTACTTAAATTTAAAACTCAGCCGTTTTCAGGGCCATTAGTAACCAGTGTGGGTCGTTTAACGGACCAAAAAGCACTGTTACTTCGCCAGCCTTATGATAAAGGACTTGTTTTAGATGAGTTATGTCAGCGCTTAAAACAACATAACGGCTATATGATTATTTTAGGCTCAGGTGATGCTGAACTTGAGCAAATTATGACATCAGTTATGGCTCGCCAAGAAAACCTGCTATTTTTAAAAGGGTACGCGCATTTTGTTGGCGAATACATGTATCACTTAGGCGATTTATTTTTAATGCCAAGTTCGTTTGAGCCATGTGGTATCAGTCAAATGTTAGCCATGCGCGCAGGACAGCCGTGCTTAGTTCATGGTGTAGGTGGTTTGCGCGATACAGTTGAGCATAATGTGAGTGGTTTTAGTTTCCATGGTGAGAGTTTAGTATCACAAAGCTACGAACTTGTTACTAGTTTTAGCGATGCGCTTGAGCTTAAGAAATCACAACCAAAACAATGGTGTGCAATATGTGAACAGGCTGAAAATGCCCGTTTTACGTGGCAATCCGTTGCAGAAGGCTATTTATCTGGCTTATATCAATAA
- a CDS encoding DUF418 domain-containing protein, whose product MRNINMDVLRGIAVLGLMFMNIYTFAVFEYDYTPSATPPFSDSLIYTINTVFIDGRFRSLFCLLFGASLVIQWQLWQSVEKQHKRLKVLACIGLAHGFLLWAGDILFIYACAGWLTLKFSQQDNEKILRMGMLFLLLGAFISFLLAFVEPEFSPVTRSSESFLMAYDAAYSSYFAGFVSNFLMFIIMLIAVPLITMWMAAGLMLVGVYLYKQGIFVQGLTNSQLKLITTAAISLTALRLMIEPDQSVFMYAIAEPINWLAALAMAICYCHIIVKIVKNIPRNWLLLQQAGRMSLTLYLMQTVIFILFFKVAYPTAALNFDRIDYWLVIAIVLVFQLFFCKVYSQYFTHGPCELIWRKLSR is encoded by the coding sequence ATGCGCAATATAAATATGGATGTTTTACGGGGTATTGCAGTACTCGGCTTGATGTTTATGAACATCTACACTTTTGCCGTGTTCGAGTACGACTATACCCCAAGTGCTACGCCACCATTTTCAGACTCACTCATTTACACCATAAATACAGTGTTTATTGATGGGCGTTTTAGAAGCCTTTTTTGCCTGTTATTTGGTGCGTCTTTAGTTATTCAATGGCAGCTTTGGCAAAGCGTCGAGAAGCAACATAAGCGACTAAAAGTTTTGGCTTGTATTGGCCTTGCCCATGGATTTTTATTGTGGGCTGGCGATATTTTGTTTATTTATGCTTGTGCAGGCTGGTTAACCCTTAAATTTAGCCAGCAAGATAACGAAAAAATACTACGTATGGGCATGTTGTTTTTACTTCTTGGTGCCTTCATTTCATTTTTACTTGCCTTTGTAGAGCCAGAGTTTAGCCCTGTAACGAGAAGCTCTGAGAGTTTTTTAATGGCGTATGACGCGGCTTATTCTTCTTACTTCGCCGGGTTTGTCAGTAATTTTTTGATGTTTATCATAATGCTTATTGCTGTGCCGCTTATCACTATGTGGATGGCTGCAGGGTTAATGTTGGTGGGTGTTTATTTATATAAACAAGGGATATTTGTTCAGGGTTTAACAAATTCCCAGCTTAAGTTGATTACTACTGCAGCGATAAGTTTAACGGCTCTAAGGTTGATGATAGAGCCTGACCAAAGTGTATTTATGTACGCGATTGCTGAACCGATTAATTGGCTTGCAGCTTTAGCTATGGCCATTTGCTATTGCCACATTATTGTGAAAATAGTTAAAAATATCCCCAGAAACTGGTTGCTGCTACAGCAAGCTGGACGCATGTCACTGACGCTATATCTGATGCAAACAGTGATTTTTATCCTGTTTTTTAAAGTCGCATACCCAACTGCAGCACTTAATTTTGATCGCATAGATTATTGGTTGGTTATTGCTATTGTGCTTGTTTTTCAATTGTTTTTTTGTAAAGTGTATAGTCAGTACTTTACACATGGTCCGTGTGAATTAATTTGGCGGAAATTGTCTAGATAA
- a CDS encoding EAL and HDOD domain-containing protein, protein MAVFVARQAVFNRRQQVVAYELLFRDSLKNSFPDVSESTATARLIMENQLNLGTRHITSGKKALINIGPESLKLDLCAFLPTHDVVIELLETMEPTDENYEFCRELFHNNYKLALDDFVYQPEWDRFLKLIRLIKFDIQQTPFEEIAPVVNKLKKHKKIKLLAEKLETADDYDKAYKMGFDFFQGYFFAKPKMIQHRDIDYNYALVLSIYAEVMRPDPDISEIAGLFSLDTALAYKLLRLINSGVFPIKSKIGSLKQALVYLGHERLKKFVSLIITAHSAQSKPAELTRLCVVRARFCELIAQRVAKQQTGEAFLTGLFSLLDAILDQPMEKLLDRLPFPDEIHAALMQEKNILYYILETVKAYETGSWWALEQAVAYLSIESADLPKIYENAVNWSDSCRQNL, encoded by the coding sequence GTGGCTGTATTTGTTGCTAGGCAAGCGGTCTTTAATCGTCGTCAACAAGTTGTCGCCTATGAGCTACTATTTAGAGATAGTTTAAAAAATAGTTTTCCTGATGTGTCAGAGAGTACGGCAACGGCTCGACTCATTATGGAAAACCAGCTCAATTTAGGTACCCGCCATATAACGTCGGGCAAAAAAGCATTAATTAATATAGGTCCAGAGTCTTTGAAGCTGGACCTTTGCGCGTTTTTGCCAACTCATGATGTGGTTATTGAGTTACTCGAAACCATGGAACCTACTGACGAAAACTACGAATTTTGTCGTGAGCTTTTTCATAACAACTATAAGTTGGCTTTGGATGATTTTGTTTACCAGCCTGAGTGGGATCGTTTTTTAAAACTTATTCGCCTTATCAAATTTGATATTCAGCAAACTCCTTTTGAAGAAATTGCCCCTGTTGTAAATAAGCTTAAAAAACATAAAAAAATAAAGCTTTTGGCTGAAAAGCTGGAAACAGCCGATGATTACGACAAAGCCTATAAAATGGGCTTTGATTTTTTCCAAGGTTATTTCTTTGCAAAGCCCAAAATGATTCAGCATCGCGATATTGATTACAACTACGCGCTGGTATTATCAATTTATGCTGAAGTCATGCGCCCAGATCCTGACATCAGTGAAATTGCAGGTTTGTTCTCGTTAGATACCGCACTTGCTTATAAATTGCTGCGCTTAATTAATAGCGGCGTGTTTCCTATCAAAAGTAAAATTGGCTCTCTAAAACAAGCGCTTGTATATTTAGGACATGAACGACTGAAAAAGTTTGTGAGCCTAATTATTACTGCCCACAGTGCCCAGTCAAAACCAGCCGAGCTTACTCGGCTTTGTGTTGTTAGAGCGCGCTTTTGCGAATTAATAGCGCAGCGTGTTGCTAAGCAACAAACTGGTGAGGCATTTTTAACTGGACTGTTTTCGTTACTCGATGCCATATTAGATCAGCCTATGGAAAAGCTATTGGATCGATTGCCGTTTCCTGACGAAATTCATGCTGCTCTCATGCAAGAAAAAAATATTCTTTATTACATACTTGAAACGGTCAAAGCGTACGAAACTGGCAGCTGGTGGGCGCTTGAACAGGCTGTTGCCTATTTAAGCATTGAAAGTGCTGACCTTCCCAAGATATACGAAAATGCAGTAAATTGGAGCGATAGCTGCAGACAGAACCTATAA
- a CDS encoding ABC transporter substrate-binding protein, with product MRVCLLVFTLLCCSPLYAGEQFSVLLVNPSVKSDVFWQKVTNVMQVAAKQNNVALTTIYGGGNRHIQLAELKQYLQYNPKPDYAILINYPGGAEQSMSLLEQHKVNFITLEETIVGVEREEVGKPRQRFKYWLGEVFHDNFKAGEQLGKALLDEARNAQQTPHFVAINGHYGTESDTRSDGLVHYLRKQDVELEQVVYANWSKQEAENKVSRLLQRYPDTNVIWCASDLMAQGALEAVKGKTDSAYFIGGIDWLDDNLNLIEQQKLTASVGGHFMMGAWALISLVDHHNGNPYWQNHDAIKFQLGVITKHNIQSYSWLRNIKDWSVIPFETFLLQNSKSTEYAFDFDTLHSLLSVKPKNAALH from the coding sequence ATGCGAGTTTGCTTGTTGGTTTTTACATTGCTTTGCTGTTCACCACTTTATGCTGGCGAGCAATTCTCTGTGCTGTTAGTTAATCCCTCAGTTAAAAGCGATGTATTTTGGCAAAAAGTGACTAATGTGATGCAGGTTGCTGCCAAGCAAAATAATGTTGCCCTCACAACAATTTATGGCGGTGGAAATCGCCACATTCAATTAGCCGAACTCAAACAATACCTGCAATATAACCCTAAACCTGATTACGCCATTTTAATTAATTACCCAGGTGGTGCAGAGCAGTCAATGAGCTTGCTTGAACAACACAAAGTGAATTTTATCACTCTTGAAGAAACAATTGTTGGCGTAGAGCGTGAAGAAGTCGGTAAACCCCGTCAGCGCTTTAAGTATTGGTTAGGTGAAGTATTTCACGATAACTTTAAAGCGGGTGAGCAACTTGGCAAAGCCTTACTTGATGAGGCAAGAAATGCCCAGCAAACGCCTCACTTTGTCGCTATCAATGGCCATTATGGCACTGAATCTGATACCCGTAGTGATGGGCTCGTGCACTATCTACGAAAACAAGATGTTGAGCTTGAGCAAGTTGTGTATGCAAATTGGAGTAAGCAAGAAGCCGAGAATAAAGTGAGCCGATTATTACAACGATACCCAGATACGAATGTGATTTGGTGCGCTTCTGATTTAATGGCACAAGGCGCCCTTGAAGCAGTAAAAGGTAAAACAGATAGTGCCTATTTCATTGGTGGTATTGATTGGCTTGATGATAATTTAAACTTAATTGAACAGCAAAAACTCACAGCCAGTGTTGGCGGGCATTTTATGATGGGAGCATGGGCATTAATAAGCTTGGTCGATCATCATAATGGTAACCCTTATTGGCAAAACCACGACGCGATTAAGTTTCAGCTTGGGGTGATCACAAAGCACAATATTCAAAGTTACAGCTGGCTAAGAAATATCAAAGACTGGTCGGTTATCCCTTTTGAAACCTTCTTACTGCAAAACAGCAAAAGCACTGAGTACGCCTTCGATTTTGATACGCTACATAGTTTATTGAGCGTAAAGCCCAAAAACGCAGCACTACACTAA
- a CDS encoding efflux RND transporter periplasmic adaptor subunit, translated as MRLATAALMSSMFLLLVACSEQAQQDEAEPVVRPVKLFNIGNNSEQSIRSFPAEVVANQGSYLAFRVNGELLEFPALAGQHVEKGDLLAKLDPEDFQLQYEERKARFELAASQLERVQKLFNRSIASQSELDQALANKQVAESALKIAKTNLDNSELRAPFAGTVAKVFVKNFENIQAKQNILRLETRDLMDVVIQVPEKLIARIDKDVHYQPEVVFDGYPNKSYQLTVKEFDTQADPITLTYKVVFSLPVPEDFNLLAGMTGRVDIDLSKITSSQSPYTLLPVEAVFSEPTESENDNSYVWLYDENTGLVHKQAVEVGQLHRDGIEVLSGIKEGQIVVAAGVHFLEEGMKVRPWQKERGL; from the coding sequence ATGAGATTGGCAACCGCCGCGTTAATGAGCAGCATGTTTTTGCTTCTTGTGGCATGTTCAGAGCAAGCACAGCAAGATGAAGCAGAGCCGGTAGTACGTCCTGTTAAACTTTTTAATATTGGTAATAATTCAGAGCAAAGCATTCGCAGCTTTCCTGCTGAAGTGGTTGCTAACCAAGGTTCTTATCTCGCTTTTAGAGTAAATGGTGAGTTACTTGAGTTCCCTGCTCTTGCGGGCCAACACGTTGAAAAAGGAGACCTTTTAGCAAAGCTGGATCCTGAAGATTTTCAACTGCAGTATGAAGAACGTAAAGCACGTTTTGAACTTGCTGCGTCTCAACTTGAGCGTGTGCAAAAGCTTTTTAACCGCTCTATTGCTAGTCAATCTGAGTTAGACCAAGCCCTTGCCAATAAACAGGTTGCTGAGTCAGCGCTAAAAATTGCCAAAACCAACCTAGATAATAGTGAATTACGCGCGCCATTCGCAGGTACTGTGGCAAAGGTGTTTGTAAAAAACTTTGAAAACATCCAAGCAAAACAAAACATCCTTCGCCTTGAAACTCGCGATCTAATGGACGTGGTTATTCAAGTGCCTGAAAAGCTCATTGCACGTATCGATAAAGACGTACATTACCAACCTGAAGTTGTATTTGATGGTTACCCAAACAAGTCATATCAATTAACAGTTAAAGAGTTTGATACCCAAGCCGACCCAATTACTTTAACGTATAAAGTTGTATTTTCATTACCTGTGCCAGAAGATTTTAATCTACTTGCCGGTATGACAGGCCGCGTTGATATAGACTTAAGCAAAATCACCAGTTCACAATCACCTTATACACTACTGCCTGTTGAGGCGGTATTCTCAGAACCTACCGAGTCTGAAAACGACAACAGCTATGTGTGGCTTTATGACGAAAACACCGGTCTAGTGCACAAGCAAGCTGTTGAAGTTGGCCAATTACACCGTGATGGCATTGAAGTACTCTCAGGTATTAAAGAAGGCCAAATCGTTGTGGCTGCTGGCGTGCACTTTTTAGAAGAAGGCATGAAAGTGCGTCCATGGCAAAAAGAGCGAGGCTTATAA
- a CDS encoding efflux RND transporter permease subunit, with amino-acid sequence MSFAALAIERKVISWMFALFLLIGGTVAYFGLGQLEDPEFTLKKAMVITLYPGASPQQVEEEVTFPIENAIQQLPYVDYVTSISSPGKSQITVEMKSNYRKQDLRQIWDELRRKINDQASSMPSGVYPSKIMDDFGDVYGVMYAVTGDGYSYDELKDYVDYLKRELVLVDGVSKVTVGGEQQAQVMVEISTRKLAQLGISPNRIYQLLQTQNSVSNAGKVRVGDESIRLHPTGEFKDVKELENLLISKPGENELIYLGDVATVFREYAEVPNNIIRYNQQQALLVGVSFSTGVNVVDVGANIDAHLASLEYQRPHGMEINSVYNQPAEVEKSVSGFIISLLEAVAIVIIVLLVFMGFKSGVLIGVILLLTVLGTFIFMKLFAIDLQRISLGALIIALGMLVDNAIVVTEGILINLKRGQTKLQAATNIVNQTKWPLLGATVIAITAFAPIGLSSDASGEFAGSLFWVLFISLLLSWITAITLTPFFADLMFKQATEKQPHHDEDPYQGVIFNVYKGVLHTAMRYRKTTLLLMVIMLVSSVYGFKFIKQSFFPASNTPMFYVDYWHTQGADIHTTMDGVAKLEKFLQADPLVEEITTTVGQGAPRFMLTYAPEKSYPAYGQLIIRVKDREAVTTMIKKVRDYQHEHVLDAQLKVKRMEIGPSTDAKIEARFSGADPVVLRQLAKEAKDILHQDAGAFNIRDDWRARSKLIRPQFNEQKARRLGIAKSDLDQLLLTSLSGKQVGVYKDGTQMLPIIARSPAEERLNVESLRDLQIYSPVLGVFVPVTQVVDDFVVEWEDSLIMRRDRKRTITVMADHDVIGDETPAKLFARVRKDIEAIELPRGYELQWGGEFESSSKAQKAIFGSLPLGYLAMFAITVLLFNSVKKPLVIWATVPLAIVGVSAGLLLMNAAFSFMALLGLLSLSGMLIKNGIVLVDQINLELDSGKEPYKAVFDSGVSRVRPVAMAAITTILGMIPLLFDVFFQSMAVTIMFGLGFATVLTLIVVPVLYTMLFKIKVPKQRHAN; translated from the coding sequence ATGAGCTTTGCTGCACTCGCTATTGAAAGAAAAGTCATTAGCTGGATGTTCGCGCTGTTTTTACTGATTGGTGGAACCGTCGCTTACTTTGGCTTAGGACAACTAGAAGATCCTGAATTCACCCTAAAAAAAGCCATGGTGATCACCCTTTATCCGGGCGCGTCACCACAGCAGGTTGAAGAAGAAGTCACCTTCCCTATTGAAAATGCAATTCAACAGCTACCGTATGTTGATTACGTAACCAGTATTTCATCACCGGGGAAATCTCAAATTACCGTCGAGATGAAAAGCAATTATCGTAAACAAGACTTACGCCAAATATGGGATGAGTTGCGTCGGAAAATCAATGATCAGGCATCGTCGATGCCCTCTGGTGTTTATCCTAGTAAAATTATGGATGACTTTGGTGATGTATACGGAGTGATGTATGCAGTCACTGGTGATGGTTATTCTTACGATGAGCTTAAAGATTACGTTGATTATTTAAAACGTGAACTGGTTTTAGTCGATGGTGTTAGTAAAGTAACTGTGGGTGGTGAGCAACAAGCACAAGTCATGGTTGAGATTTCAACCCGCAAACTTGCCCAGTTAGGTATTTCGCCTAATCGTATTTATCAGCTTTTACAAACTCAAAATAGCGTGTCGAACGCAGGTAAAGTCCGCGTTGGCGATGAATCAATTCGCTTACACCCAACCGGTGAATTTAAAGACGTAAAAGAGCTCGAAAACTTACTTATTTCTAAGCCAGGTGAAAATGAGCTTATTTACTTAGGTGATGTTGCTACCGTTTTTCGTGAGTATGCAGAAGTCCCTAACAATATTATTCGCTATAACCAACAGCAAGCATTACTGGTAGGCGTATCGTTTAGCACTGGCGTTAACGTTGTTGATGTAGGCGCAAATATTGATGCCCATTTAGCGTCACTAGAATATCAACGACCACATGGTATGGAAATAAACAGCGTTTATAACCAACCTGCTGAAGTAGAAAAGTCAGTAAGTGGCTTTATTATCAGCCTACTTGAAGCCGTTGCTATTGTTATTATCGTGCTTTTAGTCTTCATGGGCTTTAAGAGCGGTGTATTGATCGGTGTAATACTCCTACTGACCGTACTAGGTACCTTCATTTTCATGAAGTTGTTTGCCATTGATTTACAGCGGATCTCATTAGGTGCCTTGATTATAGCCTTAGGGATGCTGGTTGATAATGCCATTGTCGTAACCGAAGGCATATTAATAAACCTCAAGCGCGGACAAACAAAACTGCAAGCGGCGACTAACATTGTTAATCAAACCAAGTGGCCATTACTGGGGGCTACGGTTATTGCTATTACTGCCTTTGCGCCGATTGGCTTGAGTTCAGATGCCAGTGGTGAGTTTGCTGGTAGCTTGTTCTGGGTGTTGTTTATTTCATTGTTACTAAGCTGGATCACAGCCATTACTTTAACGCCTTTCTTCGCTGATTTAATGTTTAAGCAAGCCACTGAAAAACAGCCACATCACGATGAAGACCCTTATCAAGGTGTTATTTTTAATGTTTATAAAGGCGTGTTGCATACAGCAATGCGGTACCGTAAAACTACACTACTGCTGATGGTGATCATGCTTGTTAGCTCAGTTTATGGCTTTAAATTTATCAAGCAGTCGTTCTTCCCTGCATCGAATACTCCTATGTTTTATGTTGATTATTGGCATACGCAAGGCGCAGATATTCATACCACAATGGATGGTGTTGCAAAGCTCGAAAAATTCTTACAAGCCGACCCATTAGTTGAAGAAATAACCACAACGGTTGGTCAAGGTGCACCGCGTTTTATGCTGACTTACGCACCTGAAAAATCATACCCAGCCTATGGGCAATTGATTATTCGAGTAAAAGACCGCGAAGCTGTTACAACCATGATCAAAAAAGTACGCGATTACCAACATGAACATGTACTTGATGCTCAGCTAAAAGTTAAACGTATGGAAATAGGCCCATCAACAGATGCAAAAATTGAAGCGCGCTTTTCTGGTGCTGATCCTGTGGTACTTCGCCAATTAGCAAAAGAAGCGAAAGACATTCTGCATCAAGATGCGGGGGCATTTAATATTCGCGACGATTGGCGTGCTCGCTCGAAGTTAATTCGTCCACAATTTAACGAGCAAAAAGCCCGTCGTTTAGGGATTGCTAAATCTGACCTTGATCAACTGCTGTTAACTAGCTTATCGGGTAAACAAGTGGGTGTTTATAAAGACGGCACACAAATGCTGCCAATTATTGCTCGATCGCCTGCTGAAGAGCGCTTAAACGTTGAAAGCCTGCGAGACTTACAAATTTACAGCCCAGTGTTAGGTGTGTTTGTACCGGTGACACAAGTGGTTGATGACTTTGTTGTTGAGTGGGAAGACAGCTTGATCATGCGACGTGACCGTAAGCGCACCATCACTGTAATGGCCGACCACGATGTTATTGGCGATGAAACTCCAGCGAAGCTATTTGCACGTGTTCGCAAAGACATTGAAGCTATTGAGCTACCTCGTGGCTATGAGTTGCAATGGGGCGGCGAATTTGAATCATCAAGCAAAGCACAAAAAGCTATTTTCGGCTCATTACCGCTAGGTTACTTAGCCATGTTCGCAATCACAGTGTTGCTGTTCAATTCAGTTAAAAAGCCTTTAGTGATTTGGGCAACAGTGCCACTAGCCATTGTGGGTGTATCAGCTGGTTTATTACTAATGAATGCAGCATTTAGCTTTATGGCATTGCTTGGCTTACTGAGCTTAAGCGGCATGCTCATCAAAAACGGCATTGTATTAGTTGATCAAATTAACCTTGAACTTGACAGCGGTAAAGAGCCTTACAAAGCGGTATTCGATTCAGGCGTGAGCCGTGTTCGCCCTGTAGCGATGGCAGCAATTACTACCATCTTAGGCATGATCCCACTGCTATTTGACGTGTTCTTCCAGTCAATGGCGGTAACCATTATGTTTGGTCTTGGTTTTGCGACAGTGCTAACACTGATTGTTGTGCCTGTACTTTATACCATGCTGTTTAAGATCAAAGTACCTAAACAGCGTCACGCTAATTAA
- the rluF gene encoding 23S rRNA pseudouridine(2604) synthase RluF gives MTELKRLNKFISETGFCSRREADKYIEEGRVTVNGNLPEMGVKVSDADDVLIDGKPLKAKPKLVYIAYNKPVGITCTTERKIQSNIVKAVNYPERIFPIGRLDRPSEGLIFLTNEGDIVNKILRAGNNHEKEYVVTVDKPLNRQFVNKMANGIPILDTVTKKCKVKQTGPQQFTIVLTQGLNRQIRRMCEYLGYEVVTLKRTRIMNVTLKGLKVGQWRHLTEQEMAEINNSIADSGKTEERSIDDNKLPTQARAKQKPRNEEEKKRDFSKYVKKARSDGKQGQSRAKAGNSHSSKSNQTKRSSTKRTGTLSLKK, from the coding sequence ATGACAGAGTTAAAGCGATTAAATAAATTTATCAGTGAAACAGGTTTTTGTTCACGCCGAGAGGCAGATAAATATATTGAAGAAGGTCGTGTTACTGTTAACGGCAACTTGCCTGAAATGGGCGTAAAAGTCAGTGACGCTGATGATGTACTCATTGATGGCAAACCTTTAAAAGCAAAGCCTAAGCTGGTTTATATTGCCTATAACAAACCTGTTGGTATTACTTGTACGACTGAGCGAAAAATCCAAAGCAATATTGTTAAAGCGGTTAATTACCCAGAGCGTATTTTCCCTATTGGACGCTTAGATAGACCATCAGAAGGCTTAATCTTCTTAACTAACGAAGGCGACATAGTTAATAAAATTCTTCGCGCTGGTAATAATCATGAAAAAGAATACGTAGTGACGGTTGATAAACCGCTTAATCGCCAGTTCGTGAATAAGATGGCAAATGGGATCCCAATCCTCGATACCGTTACTAAAAAGTGTAAGGTGAAACAAACAGGCCCACAGCAATTCACTATAGTGCTAACACAGGGCTTAAACCGCCAAATACGTCGTATGTGTGAATATTTAGGCTATGAAGTGGTAACTTTAAAGCGCACACGAATTATGAACGTGACCCTAAAGGGTTTAAAAGTAGGGCAGTGGCGTCACTTAACCGAACAAGAAATGGCTGAGATCAATAACTCAATTGCCGACTCTGGTAAAACGGAAGAGCGCTCAATTGATGACAATAAACTGCCAACGCAAGCCCGTGCCAAGCAAAAGCCACGCAATGAAGAAGAAAAAAAGCGCGACTTTTCTAAATACGTAAAAAAAGCACGTAGTGATGGCAAACAAGGTCAATCAAGAGCAAAGGCGGGCAATTCACACTCATCAAAATCAAATCAAACGAAGCGTAGCAGCACTAAACGCACAGGTACATTAAGTCTGAAAAAGTAA